In Candidatus Roseilinea sp., one DNA window encodes the following:
- a CDS encoding VanW family protein, giving the protein MLRGWFRPLYLLFATLIVGLMYGMGMLAYHHVNYQNRVFPGVRLQGIDLSGLTPEEVFAIAQLQSKYFHLPAITVHAADQRYVFRPADFGVGLDPAETARVALSVGRQGDLQTQIRQRFEAWWHGIDVSPVVRVDGSEIAHIVRHVAKQTERPAIDARIVFEGSIPRASPSQVGRELDEEMAMQLIRSAVLAHRPADIVLPYKTLEPRVASVAAAADEIARILSDDLVVMTPRWDDAGNSLPPLEAFRIRKDNLRDFVLIEQPPDDPANISVRLRREKLRALVEPLSEAVAQKPQNARFAFNPATGQLRAIAPSRDARALDIEATLDALEAAARSTRRVATLVVNITPAPVPATATAQDLGITQLITQATTFFKGSSAARLANVKVAAARFNGVVVPPGAVFSFNEHLGDVSEKEGFQEGLIIVGNRTVKGVGGGVCQVSTTAYQAALRAGFPIVERYPHGYRVSYYERGMGPGFDASVFSPYADFKFINDTSAHLLIETVYDPARVTLTFKFYGTPDGRQVTISPATITDVVPHGPDIYERDTEGEVPPGQARQVDYAVDGATVFFTRVVTRNGETLINERVVSKYVPWQAVYRYGPDFTPPEGAIVKN; this is encoded by the coding sequence ATGCTCAGAGGTTGGTTTCGGCCGCTTTACCTGCTATTCGCGACGCTGATCGTCGGCTTGATGTATGGGATGGGCATGCTGGCCTACCATCACGTCAACTACCAGAACCGCGTCTTTCCCGGCGTGCGCTTGCAAGGCATAGATTTGAGCGGCTTGACACCGGAGGAAGTCTTCGCCATCGCGCAGCTCCAATCCAAATACTTCCACCTACCGGCGATCACCGTGCACGCCGCCGATCAACGCTATGTCTTTCGTCCGGCCGACTTCGGCGTTGGCCTCGACCCGGCGGAGACGGCGCGCGTGGCACTGAGCGTAGGGCGTCAGGGCGACCTGCAAACCCAAATTCGCCAACGCTTCGAAGCGTGGTGGCATGGCATAGATGTGTCGCCGGTCGTGCGGGTGGATGGCAGCGAGATTGCGCACATCGTGCGGCACGTGGCCAAGCAGACCGAGCGGCCGGCCATAGATGCGCGTATCGTGTTCGAGGGCAGCATTCCGCGCGCGTCGCCTTCCCAGGTGGGCCGCGAGTTGGACGAAGAGATGGCTATGCAGCTCATCCGCTCGGCAGTGCTGGCGCATCGGCCGGCGGACATCGTGCTGCCCTATAAGACGCTCGAGCCGAGAGTCGCCTCGGTCGCTGCGGCGGCCGATGAGATCGCGCGTATCTTGAGCGACGATCTGGTCGTGATGACGCCGCGCTGGGACGACGCCGGCAATTCGCTGCCGCCGCTCGAAGCATTCCGCATTCGCAAAGACAACCTGCGCGACTTCGTGCTGATCGAGCAGCCGCCGGACGACCCGGCCAACATCAGCGTGCGTCTGCGGCGCGAGAAACTGCGCGCGCTGGTAGAGCCGCTGAGCGAGGCTGTAGCACAAAAGCCGCAAAATGCGCGCTTCGCGTTCAACCCGGCCACCGGCCAGTTGCGCGCCATCGCCCCCTCGCGCGACGCGCGCGCGCTCGACATCGAAGCCACGCTCGACGCGCTGGAAGCCGCGGCGCGCAGCACCCGTCGGGTTGCGACGCTCGTGGTCAACATCACGCCTGCCCCGGTGCCGGCCACGGCCACGGCGCAAGACCTCGGCATCACCCAGCTCATCACCCAGGCCACGACCTTCTTCAAAGGGTCGAGCGCAGCACGGCTGGCCAACGTCAAAGTCGCGGCGGCACGCTTCAACGGCGTCGTCGTGCCTCCCGGCGCGGTATTTTCGTTCAACGAGCACCTGGGCGACGTGTCAGAGAAAGAGGGCTTTCAGGAAGGGCTGATCATCGTGGGCAACCGGACGGTGAAAGGCGTCGGCGGTGGCGTGTGCCAAGTCTCGACTACGGCCTACCAGGCCGCACTGCGCGCCGGATTCCCCATCGTCGAGCGCTACCCGCACGGCTATCGCGTCAGCTATTACGAGCGGGGCATGGGACCCGGCTTCGACGCATCGGTGTTCTCCCCCTACGCCGACTTCAAGTTCATCAACGACACGAGCGCCCATCTGTTGATCGAGACGGTCTACGACCCGGCACGCGTCACACTCACCTTCAAGTTCTACGGCACGCCCGACGGCCGGCAGGTCACCATCAGCCCGGCGACGATCACCGACGTGGTGCCGCACGGGCCGGACATCTACGAGCGTGATACCGAGGGCGAGGTGCCGCCCGGCCAGGCCAGACAGGTGGATTACGCCGTGGACGGTGCGACGGTCTTCTTCACGCGCGTCGTCACGCGCAACGGCGAGACGTTGATCAACGAGCGCGTGGTGAGCAAGTATGTGCCCTGGCAGGCAGTCTATCGCTACGGGCCGGACTTCACGCCGCCGGAAGGTGCGATCGTCAAGAATTGA
- the eda gene encoding 2-dehydro-3-deoxy-phosphogluconate aldolase: MLPIEHRLRALFHEQVVAIIRVAEAERALGLARSLIAGGFRCVEVTMTVPGALDVIKTLCADAPEGVLIGAGTVTSAVEARWCIEAGAQFLVSPICETDIIRPSREAGVVAIPAGMTPTEIVHAWRLGAHVVKVFPAGAIGGPAFIRAVRGPLPDIPLWVSGAVQPCETQTYLAAGAQLVGLNAGTLPIHLLESGDGDALATAARAMLDEARATARAA, encoded by the coding sequence GTGCTCCCCATCGAACACCGCTTGCGCGCACTGTTTCACGAACAGGTCGTTGCCATCATCCGTGTCGCCGAAGCCGAACGCGCGCTGGGACTGGCGCGTTCCCTGATCGCAGGTGGCTTCCGGTGCGTAGAGGTCACGATGACCGTGCCCGGCGCGCTGGACGTAATCAAAACCTTGTGCGCAGATGCACCCGAGGGTGTGTTGATCGGCGCCGGCACCGTGACCAGCGCTGTCGAGGCGCGCTGGTGCATCGAAGCCGGCGCGCAGTTCCTCGTCTCGCCCATCTGCGAGACCGACATCATCCGCCCTAGCCGCGAAGCCGGCGTGGTCGCCATCCCTGCCGGCATGACGCCCACCGAGATCGTGCACGCCTGGCGTTTGGGCGCGCACGTGGTTAAGGTCTTTCCCGCAGGCGCCATCGGCGGTCCGGCCTTCATCCGCGCGGTGCGTGGCCCGCTGCCCGACATTCCGCTGTGGGTGAGCGGCGCGGTACAGCCATGTGAGACGCAGACCTACTTGGCCGCCGGTGCGCAGCTCGTGGGCTTGAACGCCGGCACGCTGCCAATTCATCTGCTCGAGTCGGGCGACGGGGATGCGCTCGCTACTGCAGCCCGCGCCATGCTCGACGAAGCGCGCGCTACAGCGAGGGCCGCATGA
- the rluE gene encoding ribosomal large subunit pseudouridine synthase E, with protein MPRAIAFFKPFGVLSSFTHEEQSTRAAGAADASSAKRTLSEFGLPKGVYAAGRLDYDSEGLLILSDDGALIHRLTDPRYKLPKTYYVQVEGVPTEDALQRLRRGVTIKGYRTLPCRARVLSAEPDLPPRSKPITPHGPTAWLEIVLREGKKRQVRHMTAAVGLPTLRLVRVAIGPITLAGLAPGQWRDLSESELDSIIRYHSTMHSNLPSPATARRRKPNVKKSIRS; from the coding sequence ATGCCGCGCGCGATTGCGTTCTTCAAGCCGTTCGGCGTCTTGTCGTCGTTCACGCACGAGGAGCAATCTACACGTGCCGCCGGTGCGGCCGATGCCTCTTCAGCGAAGCGCACCTTGAGCGAGTTCGGCTTGCCCAAGGGGGTATATGCGGCAGGCCGGCTCGATTACGACAGTGAAGGGCTGCTCATCTTGAGCGACGACGGCGCGCTCATCCATCGGCTCACCGACCCACGCTATAAGCTACCAAAGACCTACTATGTCCAGGTCGAAGGTGTCCCGACCGAGGACGCGCTGCAGCGGCTGAGACGCGGCGTGACGATCAAAGGCTATCGCACCCTACCCTGCCGGGCGCGCGTGCTGAGCGCCGAGCCGGATCTCCCACCGCGCAGCAAACCCATTACCCCCCATGGTCCGACGGCCTGGCTGGAGATCGTGCTGCGCGAGGGCAAGAAACGACAGGTGCGTCACATGACCGCGGCGGTCGGTCTACCGACGCTGCGGCTGGTGCGCGTCGCCATCGGCCCGATCACCCTCGCCGGGCTGGCGCCCGGCCAATGGCGCGACCTGAGTGAATCCGAACTCGATTCTATAATCCGTTATCACTCGACGATGCACTCGAACCTCCCGTCGCCGGCAACGGCGCGACGTAGAAAGCCAAACGTTAAGAAAAGTATCAGGAGCTGA
- the citZ gene encoding citrate synthase, which translates to MTTSSPAASANGSPTTTKPPFVKGLDGVVAVQTEISAVDGPNSTLLYRGINIHELAEQASYEEVAFLLLNGHLPNRSELADFNARLVANRWLPAPVYDLLRGLPRDSVPMEALRVAVSSLSFYDPEIEDISIEATQRKAVRLIAQLPTLCAAYQRLRTGKEPIAPNPRLSHAANTLYMLGADTDPDFVQALNMYFILLADHGMNASTFTARVVASTQADLHSAVSSAFASLKGPLHGGANEATMRMLLEIGEIENVDAYIDAMFAAKRKIMGFGHRIYKSGDPRSEHLNKWAEKLGRKVGQPKYYEMSLKVVEAVHRHRELYPNVDFYSASMLYYTGIPIDLFTPMFACARMAGWAAHVIEQYKDNVLIRPQSEYIGPLNVHYVPLDQRK; encoded by the coding sequence ATGACGACTTCATCCCCCGCTGCCTCTGCCAACGGCAGCCCGACGACGACCAAGCCGCCCTTCGTGAAGGGGCTGGACGGCGTGGTCGCTGTGCAGACGGAAATCAGCGCAGTGGATGGCCCGAACAGCACGTTGCTGTATCGCGGCATCAACATCCACGAATTGGCCGAGCAGGCGAGCTACGAGGAAGTGGCCTTCCTGTTGTTGAATGGCCATCTGCCCAACCGTTCAGAGCTGGCCGACTTCAACGCGCGCCTGGTGGCCAATCGCTGGCTGCCTGCACCGGTATACGACTTGCTTCGCGGCCTGCCGCGCGATTCCGTGCCGATGGAGGCGCTGCGGGTAGCGGTGTCCTCTCTGTCGTTCTACGACCCCGAGATCGAGGACATCAGCATCGAGGCGACGCAGCGCAAGGCCGTGCGGCTGATTGCCCAGCTCCCGACGCTGTGCGCGGCGTATCAGCGCCTGCGCACCGGCAAAGAGCCGATCGCGCCCAACCCACGCCTGAGCCACGCCGCCAACACGCTTTATATGTTGGGGGCGGACACCGATCCCGACTTCGTGCAGGCGCTGAATATGTATTTCATCCTACTGGCCGATCACGGCATGAACGCGAGCACGTTCACCGCGCGCGTGGTGGCCAGCACGCAAGCCGATTTGCACTCGGCGGTATCGAGCGCGTTCGCATCGCTCAAAGGGCCACTGCACGGCGGCGCCAACGAAGCCACCATGCGCATGCTGCTGGAGATCGGCGAGATCGAGAACGTTGACGCTTACATTGATGCCATGTTCGCCGCCAAGCGCAAGATCATGGGCTTCGGCCATCGCATCTACAAGAGCGGCGACCCACGTTCGGAGCACTTGAACAAGTGGGCGGAGAAGCTCGGACGCAAGGTAGGCCAGCCCAAGTATTACGAAATGTCGCTCAAAGTGGTCGAGGCGGTCCATCGCCATCGAGAACTCTATCCGAACGTGGACTTCTACAGCGCCTCGATGCTGTATTACACGGGCATCCCGATAGATCTGTTCACGCCGATGTTCGCCTGCGCGCGCATGGCCGGCTGGGCTGCCCACGTGATCGAGCAATATAAGGACAACGTGCTCATCCGCCCGCAATCCGAATACATCGGCCCGCTGAACGTGCATTACGTGCCGCTGGACCAGCGGAAGTAG